The proteins below come from a single Mytilus edulis chromosome 5, xbMytEdul2.2, whole genome shotgun sequence genomic window:
- the LOC139525402 gene encoding uncharacterized protein: MHYILLLVLAASSCFAQNDQCDPNDGDCFREPFAGVMTGEDDHCPVEKMQATLDRDPYIKAEVEAAKLAVGHLTNFTIFPGDIGKPLCYKKYAILKVPQKIWIKNGYCYFHWYYVKSRIPYVHCGYRQRCSNLPCNNQWSPSICYPANFLSLKLYMFCPHLKPQYWYPYYVRLPQCCECRRTWWQQVAQGPRVPYFP, encoded by the exons CTTTTAGTGTTGGCGGCATCATCTTGCTTTGCACAAAATGATCAGTGTGATCCAAATGATGGAGACTGTTTTAGAGAGCCGTTTGCTGGAGTCATGACTGGCGAGGATGACCACTGTCC GGTTGAAAAAATGCAAGCAACATTAGACAGAGACCCATATATAAAGGCTGAAGTCGAGGCTGCGAAACTAGCGGTTGGCCACTTGACAAACTTTACTATCTTTCC AGGTGACATTGGAAAACCATTGTGTTACAAGAAATATGCAATATTGAAAGTGCCTCAAAAAATATGGATAAAGAATGGGTATTGTTATTTCCATTGGTATTATGTGAAAAGCCGAATACCATATGTACACTGTGGATA CCGACAACGCTGCAGTAATTTGCCTTGTAATAACCAATGGTCTCCGTCTATCTGTTATCCTGCCAACTTCTTGTCACTGAAACTATACATGTTTTGTCCGCACCTAAAACCGCAATACTGGTATCCCTACTACGTCCGCCTTCCACAGTGCTGTGAATGTAGGAGAACCTGGTGGCAACAAGTGGCGCAGGGTCCCAGAGTTCCATATTTTCCTTGA